Within Brassica oleracea var. oleracea cultivar TO1000 unplaced genomic scaffold, BOL UnpScaffold01977, whole genome shotgun sequence, the genomic segment agtatttaaactaatttttttatataaaagatctTCACCTGTGTTCAACTGAATCAACATTGAAGCGATGGTCGTTTCCAACAGAAGCCTATAGCAAAACATTAAAGCTAGTTACAAATATAGACAAGAAATAGTTAAAAAGTGGACAACAGATTAGTTCTAACCTTCGAATCCTTCAGTTTTTTAGAGTGcttattctttttcttatccTTGGGCTTTTCTTGGGTGTGTTTCGAATGATCATTTCTCCCTCGGGCCTCCTTCTTAGAATCAAGGGCGAGCTCAACGAGAAACGCTTTGCTTGCAGCATCAGACTTCTCAGTGGCATCTTTCTCTGCCAATGCCTCCAAATGTGCCTGGAAAGAGAGAAAAGTGGAATCAAAACCCGAAAGAACACTACACCTAAAGGGTAGGAAAGATAACAAGGTCTAATGAGTTAGATACTTACACGCATGTAAGACCTGACCAACGGTAACATTACTATCTGATAATCATTGGATGAAGCAGGTCCAAGCTTTAGCTCTAATTGCTGCACCACAGTAGCACCGCGCATCATTCTTGCATCGATTCTGTTAAGCTGTAATACACATACGGAGTATTTTTCAAGGAACAAGGCAGTTATCAGTTATTCTCAGTCGTGTTGTGTAAAGATAGAAAAGGTTACCTCTGTAGACAACTGCTCCTTCTGTTTCTGGATCGCAGTCTCTATGAAACTGTCAGCTTCACTAAAAGAATATTTCATCCCCCATTCATCAGCTTCACCAGATTCTAGGTCACGTAGCTGAGAACTCGTGCATGTATATGATTCTTCATATCCAAACTGATTGCAGTTAAGAGTGTCCGCGTCtctcaaaacattttttatagcTTCTAATTCAAAGCTACTACTAATAAACTCCATTTCATGGGCACTCTCGTTTAGCTCTTCCCTTCGTTTTCTCAGCACAGATTCATAGCTTTCATGGGTAAAGTCCGGTGAAGTCTCTCTTTTCCGGCCTTTTTCAAGACAAAGGTCCTCGACAGTTTGAAGTGCTCCCTCGTAGCTTAAGTGCTCGCATTTTCTCTCGAAGAGGTTCTGCAAGTCATAGACCTCCTTCTCAAGAATCTCCATGGTCTTTTGTCcttgatttgttttctcttccACTGTGCGCATCCAAATCGCAGTTTGTTCCCCACTAGAGGGTCCTGAGAAGATCCATGATAGAAAACCATCCGCACCAGAAGACACATTATTGCCATTAGCAATATCTTCAGAACTGGCAATATCTCCATTATTCAATGCTGAGCCCATATGTTTGTCTTGGATGCACTCTGAGCCAAGCAATTTTTCATCCAGAAGAAGGCATGACCCTTCACCATCAAGACAAATCTCTTCTGTAATTTGAAGACCCAGGTCAACAAAATTATTAACTTCATCGTTGGGGTTACTTTGTTCCGAATATCGACTCACCCCACATGCATGTGACAAGTCTTGCAGGAATTGAAGAATTTTCTTGAGCTGGGAAGCTCCCAAGAAGCGTATGCATATGGGTGACTGACACAAACCACGATTTAAGAATTGCGAAACCGAGGGTAGATTCCGTAGTTCATCCAGAGTAAACTGTATCACCTTATCATAATGGCTGGTAGCTAAATAACTGTGTTTGATAAGTAGCTCAAATGCTGCACGGATGCTTTTAAGGAGCTTTGTACGTTCAGGATCATCAGATATCGGCCATTCATCAGGAAGATAAAACGGATTTGGCAGCCTACCCTTTTCCGACTCATTCTTCTCATAACCGTTGCAAGCATCTccaattttttctttctctggTGAAGTATCATTCCATGCATCCTGGAAGCAATCGTCACCATCGTCCATGTAATCTTCAGCGTAAAACTCATTGAACTcagtattttggattttctgcTGGCTGCAACGCAATTTCACCGCAGCAGGAAAATCCAATGGTTTCCATGGGGAAGTAAGAAGCATCTCAATCCTCTCACTATCGAGACTCTGAGGCAAAACCATTTGCATCTTAGGCAAAACGTTACCTATATGCTCCCCTacaatatgctgcatataagACTCAGAATCCTTGAACTTTTCACTACACTTGCAGCAAACCCAAAACCGCCAAGTCTTATTAGCTTCACAAAAGGACAAAGCTTCAGTTATTATATCATTTGCATCGCCATCCTTGGATGCGCTAAAGTGACTCTTAAGATCACTAACCTTAATCCTAAGCAattcttttttcatttctttgccTGTAGACTCCCAATATGATCTAACCCGATCTCTTCTCTCTACTGTAGAGTCGTTCTTCCTTGCATTTCCATGCTTTCTCCTCTCCACGCTTCTCTGACCGGAGCCTAATGCTGGATCTGATCCCTTACTGTTAACACTATCTACCGAGGAAGATTCTGATTTCTGCTGCAACAACCTACCTGCAGCCACCCTCACTTCAATCTCCTTCCTCCTCTCTTCAAGAGTCTTGGTAGCTTTCTTAATCTCGTTCGGCCTCCTGGTCTGAACCAAGTTACTCTCAATAGGATCCTCAGCCATCTTCCTCATGTCAAACAACCGAAACTCCCCTTCTCCATTTCTCAGATGTTTCATCCAAGTGGACAACGAACCAAGATTAGACTTCTGTATCAGTGACCTGAGCTCATCCTGAACATTCGCAATACGAGCCTCAGGTGTCAATATCTTGTGCTGACTCTCGTCCTGGAGACTATCTTTAGCAGGATCGATTGGATTCTCAATGGAGAGGGCTCTGTGACACTCCTGCAGAACCTCCTCGTACTCTCTACCATCGCTAGCAGCCTCGTAAAGCAGGTTAGCATAAAAATGGGCAAACTCAATAGAGTTGGGAGATAGCTCCACAGCTTTTCTA encodes:
- the LOC106321558 gene encoding uncharacterized protein LOC106321558 (The sequence of the model RefSeq protein was modified relative to this genomic sequence to represent the inferred CDS: added 970 bases not found in genome assembly): MGQKKKPPAPRSKQSLSSSAAEAEPSSEVSACTSYDGDEPSNLAEIKVECEKALTSFRRGSYNKAIRLMKESCSRHQHSALIHRVQGTVCVKVSSVYEDAVTKQKYIRSAIESARKAVELSPNSIEFAHFYANLLYEAASDGREYEEVLQECHRALSIENPIDPAKDSLQDESQHKILTPEARIANVQDELRSLIQKSNLGSLSTWMKHLRNGEGEFRLFDMRKMAEDPIESNLVQTRRPNEIKKATKTLEERRKEIEVRVAAGRLLQQKSESSSVDSVNSKGSDPALGSGQRSVERRKHGNARKNDSTVERRDRVRSYWESTGKEMKKELLRIKVSDLKSHFSASKDGDANDIITEALSFCEANKTWRFWVCCKCSEKFKDSESYMQHIVGEHIGNVLPKMQMVLPQSLDSERIEMLLTSPWKPLDFPAAVKLRCSQQKIQNTEFNEFYAEDYMDDGDDCFQDAWNDTSPEKEKIGDACNGYEKNESEKGRLPNPFYLPDEWPISDDPERTKLLKSIRAAFELLIKHSYLATSHYDKVIQFTLDELRNLPSVSQFLNRGLCQSPICIRFLGASQLKKILQFLQDLSHACGVSRYSEQSNPNDEVNNFVDLGLQITEEICLDGEGSCLLLDEKLLGSECIQDKHMGSALNNGDIASSEDIANGNNVSSGADGFLSWIFSGPSSGEQTAIWMRTVEEKTNQGQKTMEILEKEVYDLQNLFERKCEHLSYEGALQTVEDLCLEKGRKRETSPDFTHESYESVLRKRREELNESAHEMEFISSSFELEAIKNVLRDADTLNCNQFGYEESYTCTSSQLRDLESGEADEWGMKYSFSEADSFIETAIQKQKEQLSTELNRIDARMMRGATVVQQLELKLGPASSNDYQIVMLPLVRSYMRAHLEALAEKDATEKSDAASKAFLVELALDSKKEARGRNDHSKHTQEKPKDKKKNKHSKKLKDSKASVGNDHRFNVDSVEHSLPSIASFGDPSEADVVPEAVESLKEQEEECRRRTELELDEIKLEETLEYQRRIEDEAKGKHIAEQQKKYSSLVTTSDAEAVHDICRDGVVVDLDLREQEKSLSQENLVQRNGLPHDLDVTHVYRNGDSRSTNHCEISDAATVQDVKSQKVVANGVATQAGVLQSDQRIGRRGRRQKTSNKVVGPSESTGKERESETLRSNGDVGTKTLKQLQAEEDEEEKFQADLKKAVRQSLDTYQGGRNMTSCLRTPLEVNSHEISDSTKESPTSTEVGIFGTGLQNEVGEYNCFLNVIIQSLWNLGVFRAEFLRSSMLDHRNIHSQKLF